The following are encoded in a window of Scophthalmus maximus strain ysfricsl-2021 chromosome 6, ASM2237912v1, whole genome shotgun sequence genomic DNA:
- the LOC118308911 gene encoding CD276 antigen isoform X5, whose protein sequence is MEILPLVCVFLLTRCGTTSADGTGPVVINMVVNEENDAILPCSLGTRSIKRELFDWKKDGHKEVFMYDKGSHYNKDRTGQDEQFKGRVFHFPEHLESGNASIVIRHTKVTDSGNYTCDFPFHLPNRRSHIVLVVGAAQEPSVTNLDQTSDWALLRCVVRGASPKPRVQWQDRAGNIVPAEKPQVSERGGIYDIVLNTTVTKTDHYRCVSTQDEINHQTHAEIFVHFNGAAPKPSITTLGETKDGVQLQCEVHGASPKPRVQWQDRDGNIVPAEEPQVSERRGSYDIVLQTTVTKTDYYRCVSTQDEINHQTHAETYVPVHGRRKPPTRRHRFRSQTQQERSRRQHVDSLKSRRRDRDSNVHWSQKEDDAPASPSSTTENKTTTCDL, encoded by the exons ATGGAGATTCttcctctcgtgtgtgtgtttctcctgaCTCGGTGCGGAACAACGTCTGCTGATGGAACCG GTCCAGTTGTCATCAACATGGTGGTGAACGAAGAGAACGATGCCATTTTGCCCTGTTCCCTCGGCACCAGGAGCATCAAGCGGGAGCTCTTTGACTGGAAGAAGGACGGTCACAAGGAGGTCTTCATGTACGACAAGGGCAGTCACTACAATAAGGACCGTACGGGTCAAGACGAGCAGTTCAAAGGGCGGGTCTTTCACTTTCCAGAACACCTGGAGTCTGGCAACGCCTCCATAGTGATCAGACACACGAAGGTGACCGACAGTGGAAACTACACCTGCGATTTTCCATTTCATCTGCCAAACAGACGATCACACATTGTGCTTGTTGTTG GTGCAGCTCAAGAACCATCTGTCACAAATCTTGATCAAACCAGCGACTGGGCTCTCCTGCGTTGTGTGGTTCGAGGTGCGTCTCCTAAACCACGTGTCCAGTGGCAGGACAGAGCTGGAAACATTGTTCCTGCTGAAAAACCTCAGGTCTCAGAAAGAGGAGGCATCTACGACATCGTCCTCAACACTACTGTGACCAAAACCGACCACTATCGCTGTGTCTCCACACAGGACGAGATCAACCATCAGACACATGCTGAGATCTTTGTTCATTTCAATG GAGCAGCTCCAAAACCGTCCATCACAACGCTTGGTGAAACAAAGGACGGAgttcagctgcagtgtgaagTTCATGGTGCGTCTCCAAAACCACGTGTCCAGTGGCAGGACAGAGATGGAAACATTGTTCCTGCTGAAGAACCTCAGGTCTCTGAAAGACGAGGCAGCTACGACATCGTCCTCCAAACTACTGTGACCAAGACCGACTACTATCGCTGTGTCTCCACACAGGACGAGATCAACCATCAGACACATGCTGAGACTTatgttcctgttcatg GACGGAGAAAACCTCCGACACGTCGTCACAGGTTCAGATCTCAGACTCAGCAGGAGAGAAGCAGACGTCAACATGTAGACAGTCTGAAGTCGAGGCGACGGGACAGAGATTCAAACGTCCACTGGTCTCAGAAAGAGGACGATGCTCCAGCGTCTCCCTCCTCAACTACTGAGAACAAAACAACGACCTGTGATCTGTGA
- the LOC118308911 gene encoding CD276 antigen isoform X2 produces MEILPLVCVFLLTRCGTTSADGTGPVVINMVVNEENDAILPCSLGTRSIKRELFDWKKDGHKEVFMYDKGSHYNKDRTGQDEQFKGRVFHFPEHLESGNASIVIRHTKVTDSGNYTCDFPFHLPNRRSHIVLVVDPILKDRSDENIPGAAQEPSVTNLDQTSDWALLRCVVRGASPKPRVQWQDRAGNIVPAEKPQVSERGGIYDIVLNTTVTKTDHYRCVSTQDEINHQTHAEIFVHFNGAAPKPSITTLGETKDGVQLQCEVHGASPKPRVQWQDRDGNIVPAEEPQVSERRGSYDIVLQTTVTKTDYYRCVSTQDEINHQTHAETYVPVHGRRKPPTRRHRFRSQTQQERSRRQHVDSLKSRRRDRDSNVHWSQKEDDAPASPSSTTENKTTTCDL; encoded by the exons ATGGAGATTCttcctctcgtgtgtgtgtttctcctgaCTCGGTGCGGAACAACGTCTGCTGATGGAACCG GTCCAGTTGTCATCAACATGGTGGTGAACGAAGAGAACGATGCCATTTTGCCCTGTTCCCTCGGCACCAGGAGCATCAAGCGGGAGCTCTTTGACTGGAAGAAGGACGGTCACAAGGAGGTCTTCATGTACGACAAGGGCAGTCACTACAATAAGGACCGTACGGGTCAAGACGAGCAGTTCAAAGGGCGGGTCTTTCACTTTCCAGAACACCTGGAGTCTGGCAACGCCTCCATAGTGATCAGACACACGAAGGTGACCGACAGTGGAAACTACACCTGCGATTTTCCATTTCATCTGCCAAACAGACGATCACACATTGTGCTTGTTGTTG aTCCCATCTTAAAAGACCGAAGTGATGAAAACATCCCAG GTGCAGCTCAAGAACCATCTGTCACAAATCTTGATCAAACCAGCGACTGGGCTCTCCTGCGTTGTGTGGTTCGAGGTGCGTCTCCTAAACCACGTGTCCAGTGGCAGGACAGAGCTGGAAACATTGTTCCTGCTGAAAAACCTCAGGTCTCAGAAAGAGGAGGCATCTACGACATCGTCCTCAACACTACTGTGACCAAAACCGACCACTATCGCTGTGTCTCCACACAGGACGAGATCAACCATCAGACACATGCTGAGATCTTTGTTCATTTCAATG GAGCAGCTCCAAAACCGTCCATCACAACGCTTGGTGAAACAAAGGACGGAgttcagctgcagtgtgaagTTCATGGTGCGTCTCCAAAACCACGTGTCCAGTGGCAGGACAGAGATGGAAACATTGTTCCTGCTGAAGAACCTCAGGTCTCTGAAAGACGAGGCAGCTACGACATCGTCCTCCAAACTACTGTGACCAAGACCGACTACTATCGCTGTGTCTCCACACAGGACGAGATCAACCATCAGACACATGCTGAGACTTatgttcctgttcatg GACGGAGAAAACCTCCGACACGTCGTCACAGGTTCAGATCTCAGACTCAGCAGGAGAGAAGCAGACGTCAACATGTAGACAGTCTGAAGTCGAGGCGACGGGACAGAGATTCAAACGTCCACTGGTCTCAGAAAGAGGACGATGCTCCAGCGTCTCCCTCCTCAACTACTGAGAACAAAACAACGACCTGTGATCTGTGA
- the LOC118308911 gene encoding butyrophilin subfamily 2 member A2 isoform X4 — MEILPLVCVFLLTRCGTTSADGTGPVVIKMVVNEGNDAILPCSLDTRSIKQELFDWKKDGDKEVFMYDKGSHYNKDRTGQDEQFKGRVFHFPEHLESGNASIVIRHTKVTDSGNYTCDFPFHLPNRRSHIVLVVDPILKDRSDENIPGATPKPNVAILDETKDRALLQCEVHGASPKPHVQWQNRAGNIVPAEEPQVSERGGSYDIVLNTTVTKTDHYRCVSTQDEINHQIYSETFVHISGAAPKPSITTLGETKDGVQLQCEVHGASPKPRVQWQDRDGNIVPAEEPQVSERRGSYDIVLQTTVTKTDYYRCVSTQDEINHQTHAETYVPVHENHTGGMTPVGFAVGAVVALLVVGVVLFVLFKTGRINCKKDQPDSSEAPLKSLV; from the exons ATGGAGATtcttcctctggtgtgtgtgtttctcctgaCTCGGTGCGGAACAACGTCTGCTGATGGAACCG GTCCAGTTGTCATCAAGATGGTGGTGAACGAAGGGAACGACGCCATTTTGCCCTGTTCCCTTGACACCAGGAGCATCAAGCAGGAGCTCTTTGACTGGAAGAAGGACGGTGACAAGGAGGTCTTCATGTACGACAAGGGCAGTCACTACAATAAGGACCGTACGGGTCAAGACGAGCAGTTCAAGGGGCGGGTCTTTCATTTTCCAGAACACCTGGAGTCTGGCAACGCCTCCATAGTGATCAGACACACGAAGGTGACCGACAGTGGAAACTACACCTGCGATTTTCCATTTCATCTGCCAAACAGACGATCACACATTGTGCTTGTTGTTG atcctatc TTAAAAGACCGAAGTGATGAAAACATCCCAG GTGCCACTCCAAAGCCAAATGTTGCAATACTTGATGAAACAAAGGACAGggctctgctgcagtgtgaagTTCATGGTGCGTCTCCAAAACCACATGTCCAGTGGCAGAACAGAGCTGGAAACATTGTTCCTGCTGAAGAACCTCAGGTCTCAGAAAGAGGAGGCAGCTACGACATCGTCCTCAACACTACTGTGACCAAGACCGACCACTATCGCTGTGTCTCCACACAGGACGAGATCAACCATCAGATTTACTCTGAGACTTTTGTTCACATCAGTG GAGCAGCTCCAAAACCGTCCATCACAACGCTTGGTGAAACAAAGGACGGAgttcagctgcagtgtgaagTTCATGGTGCGTCTCCAAAACCACGTGTCCAGTGGCAGGACAGAGATGGAAACATTGTTCCTGCTGAAGAACCTCAGGTCTCTGAAAGACGAGGCAGCTACGACATCGTCCTCCAAACTACTGTGACCAAGACCGACTACTATCGCTGTGTCTCCACACAGGACGAGATCAACCATCAGACACATGCTGAGACTTatgttcctgttcatg aGAATCACACTGGAGGGATGACTCCGGTTGGATTTGCTGTTGGTGCAGTTGTGGCTCTTCTTGTTGTTGGCGTTGTTctatttgtgctttttaagaCGGGTCGCATCAACTGTAAGAAAG ATCAACCAGACTCTTCAGAGGCTCCTCTGAAGAGTCTGGTTTAA
- the LOC118308911 gene encoding CD276 antigen isoform X1 has protein sequence MEILPLVCVFLLTRCGTTSADGTGPVVIKMVVNEGNDAILPCSLDTRSIKQELFDWKKDGDKEVFMYDKGSHYNKDRTGQDEQFKGRVFHFPEHLESGNASIVIRHTKVTDSGNYTCDFPFHLPNRRSHIVLVVDPILKDRSDENIPGAAQEPSVTNLDQTSDWALLRCVVRGASPKPRVQWQDRAGNIVPAEKPQVSERGGIYDIVLNTTVTKTDHYRCVSTQDEINHQTHAEIFVHFNGAAPKPSITTLGETKDGVQLQCEVHGASPKPRVQWQDRDGNIVPAEEPQVSERRGSYDIVLQTTVTKTDYYRCVSTQDEINHQTHAETYVPVHGRRKPPTRRHRFRSQTQQERSRRQHVDSLKSRRRDRDSNVHWSQKEDDAPASPSSTTENKTTTCDL, from the exons ATGGAGATtcttcctctggtgtgtgtgtttctcctgaCTCGGTGCGGAACAACGTCTGCTGATGGAACCG GTCCAGTTGTCATCAAGATGGTGGTGAACGAAGGGAACGACGCCATTTTGCCCTGTTCCCTTGACACCAGGAGCATCAAGCAGGAGCTCTTTGACTGGAAGAAGGACGGTGACAAGGAGGTCTTCATGTACGACAAGGGCAGTCACTACAATAAGGACCGTACGGGTCAAGACGAGCAGTTCAAGGGGCGGGTCTTTCATTTTCCAGAACACCTGGAGTCTGGCAACGCCTCCATAGTGATCAGACACACGAAGGTGACCGACAGTGGAAACTACACCTGCGATTTTCCATTTCATCTGCCAAACAGACGATCACACATTGTGCTTGTTGTTG atcctatc TTAAAAGACCGAAGTGATGAAAACATCCCAG GTGCAGCTCAAGAACCATCTGTCACAAATCTTGATCAAACCAGCGACTGGGCTCTCCTGCGTTGTGTGGTTCGAGGTGCGTCTCCTAAACCACGTGTCCAGTGGCAGGACAGAGCTGGAAACATTGTTCCTGCTGAAAAACCTCAGGTCTCAGAAAGAGGAGGCATCTACGACATCGTCCTCAACACTACTGTGACCAAAACCGACCACTATCGCTGTGTCTCCACACAGGACGAGATCAACCATCAGACACATGCTGAGATCTTTGTTCATTTCAATG GAGCAGCTCCAAAACCGTCCATCACAACGCTTGGTGAAACAAAGGACGGAgttcagctgcagtgtgaagTTCATGGTGCGTCTCCAAAACCACGTGTCCAGTGGCAGGACAGAGATGGAAACATTGTTCCTGCTGAAGAACCTCAGGTCTCTGAAAGACGAGGCAGCTACGACATCGTCCTCCAAACTACTGTGACCAAGACCGACTACTATCGCTGTGTCTCCACACAGGACGAGATCAACCATCAGACACATGCTGAGACTTatgttcctgttcatg GACGGAGAAAACCTCCGACACGTCGTCACAGGTTCAGATCTCAGACTCAGCAGGAGAGAAGCAGACGTCAACATGTAGACAGTCTGAAGTCGAGGCGACGGGACAGAGATTCAAACGTCCACTGGTCTCAGAAAGAGGACGATGCTCCAGCGTCTCCCTCCTCAACTACTGAGAACAAAACAACGACCTGTGATCTGTGA
- the LOC118308911 gene encoding CD276 antigen isoform X3, with protein sequence MEILPLVCVFLLTRCGTTSADGTGPVVIKMVVNEGNDAILPCSLDTRSIKQELFDWKKDGDKEVFMYDKGSHYNKDRTGQDEQFKGRVFHFPEHLESGNASIVIRHTKVTDSGNYTCDFPFHLPNRRSHIVLVVDPILKDRSDENIPGATPKPNVAILDETKDRALLQCEVHGASPKPHVQWQNRAGNIVPAEEPQVSERGGSYDIVLNTTVTKTDHYRCVSTQDEINHQTHAEIFVHFNGAAPKPSITTLGETKDGVQLQCEVHGASPKPRVQWQDRDGNIVPAEEPQVSERRGSYDIVLQTTVTKTDYYRCVSTQDEINHQTHAETYVPVHGRRKPPTRRHRFRSQTQQERSRRQHVDSLKSRRRDRDSNVHWSQKEDDAPASPSSTTENKTTTCDL encoded by the exons ATGGAGATtcttcctctggtgtgtgtgtttctcctgaCTCGGTGCGGAACAACGTCTGCTGATGGAACCG GTCCAGTTGTCATCAAGATGGTGGTGAACGAAGGGAACGACGCCATTTTGCCCTGTTCCCTTGACACCAGGAGCATCAAGCAGGAGCTCTTTGACTGGAAGAAGGACGGTGACAAGGAGGTCTTCATGTACGACAAGGGCAGTCACTACAATAAGGACCGTACGGGTCAAGACGAGCAGTTCAAGGGGCGGGTCTTTCATTTTCCAGAACACCTGGAGTCTGGCAACGCCTCCATAGTGATCAGACACACGAAGGTGACCGACAGTGGAAACTACACCTGCGATTTTCCATTTCATCTGCCAAACAGACGATCACACATTGTGCTTGTTGTTG atcctatc TTAAAAGACCGAAGTGATGAAAACATCCCAG GTGCCACTCCAAAGCCAAATGTTGCAATACTTGATGAAACAAAGGACAGggctctgctgcagtgtgaagTTCATGGTGCGTCTCCAAAACCACATGTCCAGTGGCAGAACAGAGCTGGAAACATTGTTCCTGCTGAAGAACCTCAGGTCTCAGAAAGAGGAGGCAGCTACGACATCGTCCTCAACACTACTGTGACCAAGACCGACCACTATCGCTGTGTCTCCACACAGGACGAG ATCAACCATCAGACACATGCTGAGATCTTTGTTCATTTCAATG GAGCAGCTCCAAAACCGTCCATCACAACGCTTGGTGAAACAAAGGACGGAgttcagctgcagtgtgaagTTCATGGTGCGTCTCCAAAACCACGTGTCCAGTGGCAGGACAGAGATGGAAACATTGTTCCTGCTGAAGAACCTCAGGTCTCTGAAAGACGAGGCAGCTACGACATCGTCCTCCAAACTACTGTGACCAAGACCGACTACTATCGCTGTGTCTCCACACAGGACGAGATCAACCATCAGACACATGCTGAGACTTatgttcctgttcatg GACGGAGAAAACCTCCGACACGTCGTCACAGGTTCAGATCTCAGACTCAGCAGGAGAGAAGCAGACGTCAACATGTAGACAGTCTGAAGTCGAGGCGACGGGACAGAGATTCAAACGTCCACTGGTCTCAGAAAGAGGACGATGCTCCAGCGTCTCCCTCCTCAACTACTGAGAACAAAACAACGACCTGTGATCTGTGA
- the LOC118308911 gene encoding V-set and immunoglobulin domain-containing protein 1 isoform X6, which produces MEILPLVCVFLLTRCGTTSADGTGPVVIKMVVNEGNDAILPCSLDTRSIKQELFDWKKDGDKEVFMYDKGSHYNKDRTGQDEQFKGRVFHFPEHLESGNASIVIRHTKVTDSGNYTCDFPFHLPNRRSHIVLVVDPILKDRSDENIPGATPKPNVAILDETKDRALLQCEVHGASPKPHVQWQNRAGNIVPAEEPQVSERGGSYDIVLNTTVTKTDHYRCVSTQDEINHQIYSETFVHISENHTGRMVAVGVPVGVVVGAVVGAVVLSLFVGAVVLFVLKKNRHIILQRNKNQTVTRRVSSEGSALQTHGYDP; this is translated from the exons ATGGAGATtcttcctctggtgtgtgtgtttctcctgaCTCGGTGCGGAACAACGTCTGCTGATGGAACCG GTCCAGTTGTCATCAAGATGGTGGTGAACGAAGGGAACGACGCCATTTTGCCCTGTTCCCTTGACACCAGGAGCATCAAGCAGGAGCTCTTTGACTGGAAGAAGGACGGTGACAAGGAGGTCTTCATGTACGACAAGGGCAGTCACTACAATAAGGACCGTACGGGTCAAGACGAGCAGTTCAAGGGGCGGGTCTTTCATTTTCCAGAACACCTGGAGTCTGGCAACGCCTCCATAGTGATCAGACACACGAAGGTGACCGACAGTGGAAACTACACCTGCGATTTTCCATTTCATCTGCCAAACAGACGATCACACATTGTGCTTGTTGTTG atcctatc TTAAAAGACCGAAGTGATGAAAACATCCCAG GTGCCACTCCAAAGCCAAATGTTGCAATACTTGATGAAACAAAGGACAGggctctgctgcagtgtgaagTTCATGGTGCGTCTCCAAAACCACATGTCCAGTGGCAGAACAGAGCTGGAAACATTGTTCCTGCTGAAGAACCTCAGGTCTCAGAAAGAGGAGGCAGCTACGACATCGTCCTCAACACTACTGTGACCAAGACCGACCACTATCGCTGTGTCTCCACACAGGACGAGATCAACCATCAGATTTACTCTGAGACTTTTGTTCACATCAGTG aGAATCACACTGGACGGATGGTTGCTGTTGGCGTTCCTGTCGGGGTTGTTGTCGGTGCAGTTGTTGGTGCAGTTGTTTTGAGTCTCTTTGTTGgtgctgttgttctttttgtgcTCAAAAAGAACCGTCACATCATACTACAACGTAATAAGA ATCAAACAGTGACGAGAAGAGTCTCCTCTGAGGGGTCGGCTTTACAGACACATGGTTATGATCCTTAA